GGCGGCCCTGTTCTTCGTCGGCTCGCTGGCTCTGGTGCCGCTGCTGCCGACCGGCTTCATCCCGCCGGCGGACCGCTCGCAGACCCAGGTCAACGTCGAGCTGCCGCCGGGCGCCACCCTGGCCCAGACCCGGGCGGTGGCCGAACGGGTGCGCCAAGAGGTCATGGCCGTCGACGGCGTCCAGGGCGTGTTCAGCTCGATCGGCGGCGGCTCCAGCGGCGACGCCTTCTCGCCCGGTGCGGCGGCCGAGGCGCGGCGCGCCGTGCTGACCATCACCACCGTCCACCGCAGCGACCGCGACATGAAGCTGGGCGTGATCGAGAACGCCATCCGCCAGCGGCTGGGCGGCATCCCCGGCGCCCGCTTCACGGTCGGCGTGCCCGACGCCGGCGCCAAGATGCAGCTGGTGCTGCGCAGCGACGACGCCCAGGCGCTGACCGCGGCGGCGCGCCAGGCCGAGCGCGAATTGCGCACCTTGAGCGGCATCGGCAACGTCAGCTCCAGCGCCTCGCTGGTGCGGCCCGAGATCATCGTGCGGCCCGATTTTGCGCGCGCGGCCGACCTGGGCGTGACGGCGGCGTCGATCGGCGAGACGGTGCGCGTGGCCACCGCCGGCGACTACGAGCAGTCGCTGGCCAAGATGAACCTGGACGAGCGCCAGGTGCCGATCCGGGTCAAGCTGCCGGACGCGGTGCGCGCCGACCTCGATGCGATCGGCCGCCTGACGGTGCCCGGTGCCAACGGCCCGGTGCTGTTGTCCACCGTTGCCGACATCACGATGGAAAGCGGCCCGGCCCAGATCGACCGCCTGAACCGCAGCCGCAACGTGACGCTCGACGTCGAGCTGTCTGGCCGCTCGCTGGGCGAAGTGAACGCCGAGGCGCGCGCGCTGCCGGTATTCCAGTCGCTGCCGTCCTCGGTGACGATCGCGGAGCTGGGCGACGCGCAAGAGATGCAGGCGCTGTTCAACAGCTTCGGCGTGGCGATGCTGATCGGCGTGCTGTGCATCTACGGCGTGCTGGTGCTGCTGTTCTCGGACTTCATGCAACCGGTGACGATCCTGGCCGCGCTGCCGCTGTCGATCGGCGGGGCCTTCGTCGCCCTGCTCCTGACCAGCAATGCGCTGTCGATGCCGACCATGATCGGCCTGATCATGCTGATGGGGATCGTGACCAAGAACTCGATCCTGCTGGTCGACTACGCGATCCTGGCGCGCGAAGCCGGGATGAACCGCTTCGACGCCCTGGTCGACGCCTGCCACAAGAGGAGCCGCCCGATCGTGATGACCACCATCGCCATGGGCGCCGGCATGCTGCCCCTCGCCCTGGGCTTCTCGGGCGACCCGAGCTTCCGCTCGCCGATGGCGGTGGCGGTGATCGGCGGCCTGATCACCTCCACCTTGTTGAGCCTGCTTGTGGTGCCGGCGGTGTACACCTATATCGACGACCTGGAGCACTGGTTCAGGCGCCATGGACGGCGGCTGCGGCGCCAGCCGGCGCCGGCGCCGGCGGCGACCAAGGAGCCCAGCACCAGCTGATCCACCGCCAGCCGCGGGGCATCAGGCACGGCGCGACCGCCGCCCTGCCCTGGCCTGCAGCATGGCGACCAGCGCCAGCGCCAGCGCGCAGGCGATCCAGGCCGACCACAGCGTGTGCGTCAGGAAGTGCGCGCCGCGCAGTTGCTGGAGCCAGCCCAGCGCCAGCCCGGGGACCAGCACCAGCAGCGCCATCCTGGCGGCGCGAGCCGAATGCCCGGGCAGCCAGTACACGGCCAGCGCCACCAGCCACAATGCGCTCGACGCATGCCCGGCGGGCAGGCATTGACCCGGCATGGCGCCGGCCGGCATGGCCTCGAACAGGCGCAGATAGGGCTGCTCGCCTCCGTAGCGCAGCAAGTCCCACGGACAATGCGAGGAACTGAGCTGCTTGAGCGTGCCGACCGCGGCCGGCACGCAGATGGCGGACAGGGCGACGACGCGCAGCCGCAGGCGGTCGAGCGCGGACCGCTGCGCCGAGGGCCGGAGCAGGTCGGACAAGGCTGCGCCGATGAATCCAAGCCCCAGCAGAAGCAGCGGCCATTTCAGGATCCCATGGCCAAACGCCTCGGTCAGCCAGGCATGGCGCCACGGGAATGCGCCGGCGCCGCGGTCGAACATCGCGTCGGCCAGCGCCAGGTCGAGATTGGTGAACCGGCCGAGCCACAGGATGGCCAGCGCGCCGACCGCCAGCCCCGCAGTCAGGCGCCATAGCGCCGCCGCCGACAACAACGTGGCGCGCATCAGGCGTCCCTCACGCAGGCATGGAAGATGTCGAGCCGCGGATTGAGGACGGCGGTATTCACGTCGAGCATGCCGAGCACCGAATGAAATACATTGTCATGCGAGAGCGGCTCATTGCGGCGCTGCGCCAGGCAGCGGCGGTCGATCCGGAAGCGCGCGCCGAAGCTGTCCGACATCCAGAACATCATCGGCACCTCGGTCTGTTCGCGCGGCGCGAAGAAGTACGGCGTGCCGTGCAGGTAGACGTTGTTCTCGCCCAGCGACTCGCCGTGGTCCGAGAAGTACAGCAGCGCGGTATCGACACCTTCCTGTTCCGCCATCTGGCGCAGGCGGTCGATGGCCTGGCTCAGGAAGTAATCGGTATACAGGATGGTGTTGTCGTAGGCCGCCTGGATCTCGGCGCGCGAACAGCGCTCGAACTCGCCGGTCTCGCATTCCGGCCCGAAGCGCGAGAACGTAGCCGGATGCCGGCGCGCATAGGCCGGGCCGTGACTGCCCTTCTGGTGCAGCACCACCACCAGGTCCTTGCCACGGCCGCGCACCAGTTCGGGCAAGCCGTCGAGCAGCCGCTCGTCATGGCACTCGTCGCCACCGCAGTGCCCGGCGCCAGGGGTGGGCCGCGACAGGTCTTCGAAAGCCACGCGGTCGCACACGCCCTTGCAGCCCGAATTATTATCGCGCCATACGACGTCGATGCCGGCATGCGACAGCACGTCGAGCAGGCCTTCCTGGCGCTCGGCCTTCGACTGGCTGTAGTCCTCGCGGCCGAAGGCCGAGAACACGCAGGGCACCGATACCGCGGTCGCGGTGCCGCACGAGCTCACGTGCGTAAAATTGATCAAGCCGTCCTGGCGCGCCAGCAGCGGATTGGTCTCGCGCGCATAGCCGTTGAGCGAGAAGCTCGCCGCGCGCGCCGTTTCGCCGACCACGATCACGGTCAGCGTCCGGCGCGCCTGTCCGGTCCAGGCCGCACCTTTCACCGCGTCGCGCCCGAGCGGCGCGACCACGATGTCGGCGGCAAACCGGTTGCGCAGGTAGCCGTGCAGGGCCTGGACGAAGTTGGTGGGCGTGAGCAGGAAGCGCAGCTCGCGGTGTTCGTGCAGCATCGGCGCCAGGCTCTTGAACAGCAGCGCCAGCACCAGCGCCGCCATCAGCAGCGAGCCGAGCGCCCGGCGGATGCGTTCGAACAGGCCGCGCACGCCGCTTGGAAAGCGGATATCGGCGCGTGCGATCAGCAGCGCCGGCAACCCGCCCAGCACGGCGATCCAGAGCACCATGCGCCAGTTCAGCAGTTCGGTCGCTTCGCGCGTATCGGTCTCGAACACGTTCTGGATCATGGCGCGGTCGATGACGATTCCGTAGGTGACGATGAAGTAGCTGGCCGCGGCGGCGGCCAGCACCAGGACCGCCAGCACCGGCTTGGCGACGTAGCGGAAGCTGGCCAGGGTCAGGCAGGCGTTGAAGAACAGGACCACGATCAGGAACGATCCGGCCAGTACCGGCAGGCTGGTGAGCGAAAACCCGCCCGCGGCCAGCACGAGGACCGACCAGAATTTCGCATTGCCCAGGCTTGCCAGCAACAGCGCCACGGCCAGCGTGAGCATCGGCGCCTCGATGCGCCGCACCAGGTATTTATCCACTTCTCCATCCTTTCAGCATCGCAGCCGTGGTGGCTGCAGTGCTGACAGGTTAGAGACGCGCCCTGCAGGGCGGCGTCAAGCCGGTGTCAGGATTGCGTGAAGTCGGCAGGAAAGACGATCGTGAAGCGGCTGCCGCCGCCCTGGCGGTTCTCGTAGACCAGTGCGGCTCCGAGATATTCGCAGATGCGCTTGACGAGCGACAGGCCCAGCCCGGTGCCGGCCGAACCGCTCGAGGGAATCGCCAGCGCGCCTTCGCTCTCGCCCAGCGTCAGGCGCACCGCCTCCGGCAAGCCGCGCCCCGTGTCTTCGACCGTGACCCTGCCGGGTTCGATCACCACGGTCACCTCGCCCTGCTCCGTGTATTGACAGGCATTGCGCACCAGGTTGGCCAGCGCCGACGCGCACAATTCGGCCGGCGCGCGCACGCTTACCTGCGCGCTGCCGACGCAGCGCAGGATCACCGGCTTGCCCGCCACCAGCGACTGATAGCGCTCGGTCTCGCGGCGCGCGATCTCGCTCACCGACACCGGCGCGAACGACCCCAGTTGCGGCGCGCGCGCCAGCAGCAGCAGGACGGTCACGCATTCGGTCGCTTCCTGCGCAGCGCGGTAGATGCGCTGGGCCGGCGCCCGCACCGCGGGGCTGTCGGCGTTCTCGACCAGGATCTCGGCGGCGCCCATGATGACCGTGAGCGGCGTGCGCAGTTCGTGGCTGACGTCGCCCGTGAAGAAGCGCTCGCGGTCGAGGAACTGGCGCAACTCCGTGGTATGCGCATCCAGCGCCCGCGCCAGGATGCCCAGTTCGTCGCCACGCCGGGTATGCGGCGAGAACGAAGCGCCATGGCCGACGGCATCCGCCAGTTCGCGGATCGGCGTGACGATGCGCCGGCCGACGAAACGGCCCAGGAACAGCGCCAGGATCACGAAACCGCCGAACAGCGCGGCGAACATCGAATACACGAGCAGTTCGATCTGCTCGTAGTCGCTCTCATGGTCGACCACGACATACGGACCCTGCTCGTCGGCGCCGGACAATACGTGCAGGCCGATGCCGTCGACTTCGGCCTCGGACACGCCGGCCGGCAGCCCGCGCAGCGAGCCCGGTATCTGTTCGCCGCGATGGAAGCGCAGCCCGGCCGGCAGGTCGGCCGTCAGTCCGGCCGCGGCCCGGGGGCGCGCCCACTTCTCGACCTCGGCCAACCGTTCGTCGACAAGGTGCACCTCGATACCCTCGACCACCAGCGCCGCCAGCACGGCGAAGAACAGCGACAGCACCACGCCGAACAGGATGAAGGCGCCGACGATCGGCCGGCTCAGCGAATCAGCCTTGCGCATCGGGCAGCGCCAGGCGGTAGCCCACGCCGGGGATGGTATGGACCAGGGGCGTGTCGAACGGCTTGTCGACCGCCTGGCGCAGCGCATGGATGTGCGTGC
This portion of the Telluria beijingensis genome encodes:
- a CDS encoding efflux RND transporter permease subunit, whose translation is MVPARLARDPDRGRRPAAVGDPGLPGPVPVRLHAQYGDPAVAGXTLIAAAALPLSVIPAFLGQYLFGYTLNMVTLLSLALVVGVLVDDAIVEIENISRHLHMGKTPMQAALEAADEIGMAVIATTFALVAVFLPTAFMGGIPGKFFKQFGWTAVLAILASLLVARLLTPMMCAYLLKAPKKPLGADGHAPQDGPLMRRYLVVMQWCLRRRGLTMLGAALFFVGSLALVPLLPTGFIPPADRSQTQVNVELPPGATLAQTRAVAERVRQEVMAVDGVQGVFSSIGGGSSGDAFSPGAAAEARRAVLTITTVHRSDRDMKLGVIENAIRQRLGGIPGARFTVGVPDAGAKMQLVLRSDDAQALTAAARQAERELRTLSGIGNVSSSASLVRPEIIVRPDFARAADLGVTAASIGETVRVATAGDYEQSLAKMNLDERQVPIRVKLPDAVRADLDAIGRLTVPGANGPVLLSTVADITMESGPAQIDRLNRSRNVTLDVELSGRSLGEVNAEARALPVFQSLPSSVTIAELGDAQEMQALFNSFGVAMLIGVLCIYGVLVLLFSDFMQPVTILAALPLSIGGAFVALLLTSNALSMPTMIGLIMLMGIVTKNSILLVDYAILAREAGMNRFDALVDACHKRSRPIVMTTIAMGAGMLPLALGFSGDPSFRSPMAVAVIGGLITSTLLSLLVVPAVYTYIDDLEHWFRRHGRRLRRQPAPAPAATKEPSTS
- a CDS encoding phosphatase PAP2 family protein; protein product: MRATLLSAAALWRLTAGLAVGALAILWLGRFTNLDLALADAMFDRGAGAFPWRHAWLTEAFGHGILKWPLLLLGLGFIGAALSDLLRPSAQRSALDRLRLRVVALSAICVPAAVGTLKQLSSSHCPWDLLRYGGEQPYLRLFEAMPAGAMPGQCLPAGHASSALWLVALAVYWLPGHSARAARMALLVLVPGLALGWLQQLRGAHFLTHTLWSAWIACALALALVAMLQARAGRRSRRA
- a CDS encoding phosphoethanolamine transferase — protein: MDKYLVRRIEAPMLTLAVALLLASLGNAKFWSVLVLAAGGFSLTSLPVLAGSFLIVVLFFNACLTLASFRYVAKPVLAVLVLAAAAASYFIVTYGIVIDRAMIQNVFETDTREATELLNWRMVLWIAVLGGLPALLIARADIRFPSGVRGLFERIRRALGSLLMAALVLALLFKSLAPMLHEHRELRFLLTPTNFVQALHGYLRNRFAADIVVAPLGRDAVKGAAWTGQARRTLTVIVVGETARAASFSLNGYARETNPLLARQDGLINFTHVSSCGTATAVSVPCVFSAFGREDYSQSKAERQEGLLDVLSHAGIDVVWRDNNSGCKGVCDRVAFEDLSRPTPGAGHCGGDECHDERLLDGLPELVRGRGKDLVVVLHQKGSHGPAYARRHPATFSRFGPECETGEFERCSRAEIQAAYDNTILYTDYFLSQAIDRLRQMAEQEGVDTALLYFSDHGESLGENNVYLHGTPYFFAPREQTEVPMMFWMSDSFGARFRIDRRCLAQRRNEPLSHDNVFHSVLGMLDVNTAVLNPRLDIFHACVRDA
- a CDS encoding sensor histidine kinase is translated as MRKADSLSRPIVGAFILFGVVLSLFFAVLAALVVEGIEVHLVDERLAEVEKWARPRAAAGLTADLPAGLRFHRGEQIPGSLRGLPAGVSEAEVDGIGLHVLSGADEQGPYVVVDHESDYEQIELLVYSMFAALFGGFVILALFLGRFVGRRIVTPIRELADAVGHGASFSPHTRRGDELGILARALDAHTTELRQFLDRERFFTGDVSHELRTPLTVIMGAAEILVENADSPAVRAPAQRIYRAAQEATECVTVLLLLARAPQLGSFAPVSVSEIARRETERYQSLVAGKPVILRCVGSAQVSVRAPAELCASALANLVRNACQYTEQGEVTVVIEPGRVTVEDTGRGLPEAVRLTLGESEGALAIPSSGSAGTGLGLSLVKRICEYLGAALVYENRQGGGSRFTIVFPADFTQS